The Osmerus eperlanus chromosome 22, fOsmEpe2.1, whole genome shotgun sequence genome window below encodes:
- the pik3r5 gene encoding phosphoinositide 3-kinase regulatory subunit 5 isoform X2 — translation MQYTSCTEDRIQHAFNRCLDGLRNSPTAAPTWNVLMCSAGQSMNRWSLEELVKREPEYFLILLQQIIRRTKEVLEQCQYELVAPLAIMFSSTLLQTPYCPADTELLKEAVEVFRCFLTWPEPYCSVCKSLLSTLHQEIKAPGISFHRMVREEQGLTTSSHRSKTITVLLMNPGEVPADFLSVAEQLSGIQHSRRDVYITLVKHAYQAAMGTKYALSSIHQALQAKSVDELEEIFAMVTDILETAATSPQKSRGHVTQELEGLREMIGIPASNGRKSEGMLQTLPVPTAKSYMFHWDTDNFDILNTILEQEHDSAGLPPSEEDEEGEEEEGDPDEDEEVGAEVYLEEGEEEESGLEDYNSMSFIPNGYDSDHRASTLSTVSSLSTASKDSMYSTVSVASRSSAPSYLSTASGVDSDFFEDPDDCSSSSTSSSTLPAHGKNSKSAKGRLSLQFPRFLQFSRKPPKNINLVRARSLGSPESRNLLAVTSKRRSNSLPQQVHLRSTEPGHQTLRHVCFRRRPILSSDEDGKQVTLRVAVFGADHMAGKVARAYSSLRRREDECPHLSRAFRLQFYFVPVKRDGNAGGAVVPGAGGPKGPSPSGSPLKGANLNPLSTEDSTNDIARFVGMLDPWYERNTLSLLNLPASVVCQQTSKTESESYDNSYEQPLPILVDLVLYYCRHADRPALIQLYQAELTLAGGERKTEVLIHSLELGHTAGTRAVKAMGAARKRFGIDGDREAVPLKLEVVYNRVVISGRSLWKRADKQYTSITLTKACKNPEELDSKMECLQLTMTEVLKRQNSKSKKGYNQLSVTEVKVDKVHVTGGDNTTFAVCLDQDEKKIFQSVTKCEVSVCYKPDSSSDWRLGKTLPGQIQPLNPTFCSLLCLPIATFSGAQP, via the exons tcctgATGTGCTCGGCTGGCCAGTCTATGAATCGCTGGAGTTTGGAGGAACTGGTGAAGAGAGAGCCAGAgtacttcctcatcctccttcaaCAAATCATCAGGAGAACGAAAGAG GTTCTGGAGCAATGTCAATATGAGCTGGTGGCTCCCCTGGCTATCATGTTCTCCTCCACTTTGCTCCAG ACCCCTTACTGCCCGGCGGACACGGAGCTGCTGAAAGAGGCCGTGGAGGTGTTCCGCTGCTTCCTGACGTGGCCCGAGCCGTACTGCAGCGTGTGCAAGAGCCTGCTGTCCACCCTGCACCAGGAAATCAAGGCACCAG GCATATCATTCCACCGAATGGTGAGAGAGGAACAAGGATTGACTACCTCCAGCCATCGCTCAAAGACAAT CACCGTGCTGCTCATGAACCCCGGCGAGGTGCccgctgacttcctgtctgtggcgGAGCAGCTGAGCGGCATCCAGCACTCCCGGAGAGACGTCTACATCACCCTGGTCAAACACGCCTACCAGGCCGCCATGGGAACCAAGTACGCCCTCAGCAGCATCCACCAAGCCCTGCAG GCCAAAAGTGTGGATGAACTAGAGGAGATCTTTGCCATGGTAACTGACATCCTGGAGACGGCCGCCACCAGCCCTCAGAAAAGCCGAGGTCACGTGACCCAAGAACTGGAGGGACTAAGGGAAATGATTGGCATCCCGGCGTCCAATGGGAGGAAGTCTGAAG GAATGCTCCAGACCCTCCCCGTGCCCACAGCCAAGTCCTACATGTTTCACTGGGACACTGACAACTTTG ACATCCTAAACACGATTCTGGAGCAGGAGCACGATTCAGCCGGACTCCCCCCCTCGGAGGAGGacgaagagggggaggaagaggagggcgaTCCGGATGAGGACGAAGAGGTCGGGGCCGAGGTATacctggaggaaggagaggaggaagagagcggaCTCGAGGACTACAACTCCATGTCCTTCATCCCCAACGGTTACGACTCGGACCACAGGGCCTCCACCTTGTCCaccgtctcctccctctccactgccTCCAAAGACTCCATGTACTCCACGGTCTCCGTGGCCTCCAggtcctccgccccctcctacctctccaccGCCTCGGGCGTCGACAGCGACTTTTTCGAGGACCCCGAcgactgctcctcctcctccacctcctcctccaccctccccgccCACGGCAAGAACTCCAAGTCCGCCAAAGGCCGGCTCAGCCTGCAGTTCCCCCGCTTCCTGCAGTTCTCCCGCAAGCCCCCCAAAAACATCAACCTGGTCCGGGCCAGAAGCCTGGGAAGCCCGGAGTCCAGGAACCTGCTGGCGGTCACGTCCAAACGGCGCTCCAACTCCCTCCCTCAGCAGGTCCACCTCCGCAGCACGGAGCCCGGGCACCAGACCCTCCGGCACGTGTGCTTCAGACGGAGGCCCATCCTCAGCAGCGACGAGGACGGGAAGCAGGTGACGCTGAGGGTGGCGGTGTTCGGCGCCGACCACATGGCGGGCAAGGTGGCGCGGGCGTACAGCagcctgaggaggagggaggacgagtGCCCGCACCTCAGCAGGGCCTTCAGGCTGCAGTTCTACTTCGTGCCGGTGAAGAGGGACGGGAACGCCGGAGGGGCGGTGGtgccgggggccggggggccgaaGGGCCCCAGTCCGTCTGGGAGTCCGCTGAAAGGAGCC AACCTCAATCCCCTGTCCACGGAGGACAGCACCAATGACATCGCCCGCTTCGTCGGCATGCTGGATCCCTGGTATGAGAGGAACACCCTGAGCCTGCTCAACCTGCCCGCAAGCGTGGTATGCCAG CAAACGTCCAAGACGGAGTCAGAGTCATATGACAACTCATATGAACAGCCCCTGCCCATCCTTGTGGATTTGGTGCTGTATTACTGTCGTCATGCCGACCGCCCTGCACTAATCCAGCTCTACCAGGCTGAG CTGACGTTAGCGGGCGGAGAGAGGAAGACCGAGGTCCTCATCCACTCCCTGGAGCTGGGGCACACCGCCGGAACGCGGGCCGTCAAGGCCATGG GTGCTGCCCGTAAGAGGTTTGGGATCGATGGAGACCGAGAGGCGGTGCCTCTAAAGCTGGAAGTTGTTTACAACAGG GTGGTCATCAGTGGTAGAAGTCTGTGGAAGAGAGCAGATAAACAGTACACCTCCATAACCTTGACCAAAGCTTGCAAGAACCCCGAGGAACTAG ATTCAAAGATGGAGTGTCTGCAGCTGACAATGACGGAAGTCCTGAAGAGACAAAACTCCAAATCCAAGAAGGGCTACAACCAG CTGAGTGTCACAGAGGTGAAGGTGGACAAGGTACATGTCACCGGAGGCGACAACACCACCTTCGCTGTGTGTCTGGACCAGGATGAGAAAAAGATCTTCCAGAGTGTCACCAA gtgtGAGGTATCCGTGTGCTACAAAccagacagctcatctgactggaGGTTGGGCAAGACGTTGCCTGGGCAGATCCAGCCCCTGAACCCCaccttctgctctctcctctgcctgcccATAGCCACCTTTAGTGGGGCACAGCCTTGA
- the pik3r5 gene encoding phosphoinositide 3-kinase regulatory subunit 5 isoform X1 — protein MQYTSCTEDRIQHAFNRCLDGLRNSPTAAPTWNVLMCSAGQSMNRWSLEELVKREPEYFLILLQQIIRRTKEVLEQCQYELVAPLAIMFSSTLLQTPYCPADTELLKEAVEVFRCFLTWPEPYCSVCKSLLSTLHQEIKAPGISFHRMVREEQGLTTSSHRSKTITVLLMNPGEVPADFLSVAEQLSGIQHSRRDVYITLVKHAYQAAMGTKYALSSIHQALQAKSVDELEEIFAMVTDILETAATSPQKSRGHVTQELEGLREMIGIPASNGRKSEGMLQTLPVPTAKSYMFHWDTDNFDILNTILEQEHDSAGLPPSEEDEEGEEEEGDPDEDEEVGAEVYLEEGEEEESGLEDYNSMSFIPNGYDSDHRASTLSTVSSLSTASKDSMYSTVSVASRSSAPSYLSTASGVDSDFFEDPDDCSSSSTSSSTLPAHGKNSKSAKGRLSLQFPRFLQFSRKPPKNINLVRARSLGSPESRNLLAVTSKRRSNSLPQQVHLRSTEPGHQTLRHVCFRRRPILSSDEDGKQVTLRVAVFGADHMAGKVARAYSSLRRREDECPHLSRAFRLQFYFVPVKRDGNAGGAVVPGAGGPKGPSPSGSPLKGANLNPLSTEDSTNDIARFVGMLDPWYERNTLSLLNLPASVVCQQTSKTESESYDNSYEQPLPILVDLVLYYCRHADRPALIQLYQAELTLAGGERKTEVLIHSLELGHTAGTRAVKAMGAARKRFGIDGDREAVPLKLEVVYNRVVISGRSLWKRADKQYTSITLTKACKNPEELDSKMECLQLTMTEVLKRQNSKSKKGYNQQLSVTEVKVDKVHVTGGDNTTFAVCLDQDEKKIFQSVTKCEVSVCYKPDSSSDWRLGKTLPGQIQPLNPTFCSLLCLPIATFSGAQP, from the exons tcctgATGTGCTCGGCTGGCCAGTCTATGAATCGCTGGAGTTTGGAGGAACTGGTGAAGAGAGAGCCAGAgtacttcctcatcctccttcaaCAAATCATCAGGAGAACGAAAGAG GTTCTGGAGCAATGTCAATATGAGCTGGTGGCTCCCCTGGCTATCATGTTCTCCTCCACTTTGCTCCAG ACCCCTTACTGCCCGGCGGACACGGAGCTGCTGAAAGAGGCCGTGGAGGTGTTCCGCTGCTTCCTGACGTGGCCCGAGCCGTACTGCAGCGTGTGCAAGAGCCTGCTGTCCACCCTGCACCAGGAAATCAAGGCACCAG GCATATCATTCCACCGAATGGTGAGAGAGGAACAAGGATTGACTACCTCCAGCCATCGCTCAAAGACAAT CACCGTGCTGCTCATGAACCCCGGCGAGGTGCccgctgacttcctgtctgtggcgGAGCAGCTGAGCGGCATCCAGCACTCCCGGAGAGACGTCTACATCACCCTGGTCAAACACGCCTACCAGGCCGCCATGGGAACCAAGTACGCCCTCAGCAGCATCCACCAAGCCCTGCAG GCCAAAAGTGTGGATGAACTAGAGGAGATCTTTGCCATGGTAACTGACATCCTGGAGACGGCCGCCACCAGCCCTCAGAAAAGCCGAGGTCACGTGACCCAAGAACTGGAGGGACTAAGGGAAATGATTGGCATCCCGGCGTCCAATGGGAGGAAGTCTGAAG GAATGCTCCAGACCCTCCCCGTGCCCACAGCCAAGTCCTACATGTTTCACTGGGACACTGACAACTTTG ACATCCTAAACACGATTCTGGAGCAGGAGCACGATTCAGCCGGACTCCCCCCCTCGGAGGAGGacgaagagggggaggaagaggagggcgaTCCGGATGAGGACGAAGAGGTCGGGGCCGAGGTATacctggaggaaggagaggaggaagagagcggaCTCGAGGACTACAACTCCATGTCCTTCATCCCCAACGGTTACGACTCGGACCACAGGGCCTCCACCTTGTCCaccgtctcctccctctccactgccTCCAAAGACTCCATGTACTCCACGGTCTCCGTGGCCTCCAggtcctccgccccctcctacctctccaccGCCTCGGGCGTCGACAGCGACTTTTTCGAGGACCCCGAcgactgctcctcctcctccacctcctcctccaccctccccgccCACGGCAAGAACTCCAAGTCCGCCAAAGGCCGGCTCAGCCTGCAGTTCCCCCGCTTCCTGCAGTTCTCCCGCAAGCCCCCCAAAAACATCAACCTGGTCCGGGCCAGAAGCCTGGGAAGCCCGGAGTCCAGGAACCTGCTGGCGGTCACGTCCAAACGGCGCTCCAACTCCCTCCCTCAGCAGGTCCACCTCCGCAGCACGGAGCCCGGGCACCAGACCCTCCGGCACGTGTGCTTCAGACGGAGGCCCATCCTCAGCAGCGACGAGGACGGGAAGCAGGTGACGCTGAGGGTGGCGGTGTTCGGCGCCGACCACATGGCGGGCAAGGTGGCGCGGGCGTACAGCagcctgaggaggagggaggacgagtGCCCGCACCTCAGCAGGGCCTTCAGGCTGCAGTTCTACTTCGTGCCGGTGAAGAGGGACGGGAACGCCGGAGGGGCGGTGGtgccgggggccggggggccgaaGGGCCCCAGTCCGTCTGGGAGTCCGCTGAAAGGAGCC AACCTCAATCCCCTGTCCACGGAGGACAGCACCAATGACATCGCCCGCTTCGTCGGCATGCTGGATCCCTGGTATGAGAGGAACACCCTGAGCCTGCTCAACCTGCCCGCAAGCGTGGTATGCCAG CAAACGTCCAAGACGGAGTCAGAGTCATATGACAACTCATATGAACAGCCCCTGCCCATCCTTGTGGATTTGGTGCTGTATTACTGTCGTCATGCCGACCGCCCTGCACTAATCCAGCTCTACCAGGCTGAG CTGACGTTAGCGGGCGGAGAGAGGAAGACCGAGGTCCTCATCCACTCCCTGGAGCTGGGGCACACCGCCGGAACGCGGGCCGTCAAGGCCATGG GTGCTGCCCGTAAGAGGTTTGGGATCGATGGAGACCGAGAGGCGGTGCCTCTAAAGCTGGAAGTTGTTTACAACAGG GTGGTCATCAGTGGTAGAAGTCTGTGGAAGAGAGCAGATAAACAGTACACCTCCATAACCTTGACCAAAGCTTGCAAGAACCCCGAGGAACTAG ATTCAAAGATGGAGTGTCTGCAGCTGACAATGACGGAAGTCCTGAAGAGACAAAACTCCAAATCCAAGAAGGGCTACAACCAG CAGCTGAGTGTCACAGAGGTGAAGGTGGACAAGGTACATGTCACCGGAGGCGACAACACCACCTTCGCTGTGTGTCTGGACCAGGATGAGAAAAAGATCTTCCAGAGTGTCACCAA gtgtGAGGTATCCGTGTGCTACAAAccagacagctcatctgactggaGGTTGGGCAAGACGTTGCCTGGGCAGATCCAGCCCCTGAACCCCaccttctgctctctcctctgcctgcccATAGCCACCTTTAGTGGGGCACAGCCTTGA